In Desulfoferula mesophila, the genomic window ACTGGGCTCTACCGCCTTGCGGGACAAGGAGGTCAAGGACGTCCTGCTCAAGCAGGTGTTCGATCTATTTCCCAGGTTGGCCGAGAGGCGCAAACAGCTTGCCGGAACCATGAGCGGGGGGGAGCAGCAGATGCTGGCCGTGGGCCGCGCCATGATGTCCCGGCCCAAGCTTATCCTTTCCGATGAAATTTCCATGGGTCTGGCCCCTCTGGTGGTGCGCGATATCTACGACACCCTGCTTAGGATCAACCAGGAGTGGGGGGTGACCCTGCTCATGGTCGAGCAGGAGGCCAGGCTGGCCCTGGAGGTGGCCGACACCTGTTACCTCCTGGAATCGGGGACCATCGTGGCCTCGGGGCCGGCCGAAGAAATGGCCCGAAGCGAAGTGGTGCGCAAGGTTTATTTGGCTGAGGACTAGGACTTACCTAGCCTTTTGAACGGGCTCGGTTGCAGGGGAGTATCTGAAATGCCTGGGGCAAAGAGTTCGGTTTTTTCCCGTCGCCTCGGCCAGCCGCTGCCGGTGGCTGTCTCCAGCGAGGGCGTTTGGATCGTCGATGCCGAAGGGAAGCGCTACCTGGACGCCTCCGGCGGGGCGGTGGTGGTCAACCTGGGCCACGGCAGGGCCGAGATAGCCAGGGCCGTGGCCGAGCAGTTGGGCAAGCTTTCCTACGCCCACCCCACCATGTTCACCAGCCCGCCGGTGGAGGATCTGGCCACTGCCTTGTCCGTCCACACCCCCGGAGACCTGAACCGCTTTTACTTCATGACCTCCGGATCGGAGGCCAACGAGACCGCCCTGAAGTTGGCCCGGCAAATCCACCAGGCCCGGGGCGAGCATGACCGATCCGTTCTCATATCTCGGTGGCGCTCCTACCACGGCTTGACCATGGGGGCCCTGGCGGCGGCCGGGCGCCCGGCCTTCCGCGTTCCCTTCATGCCCATGCTCCACGACGCGGTGCACATACCTCCACCCTATTGCCTGCGCTGCTCCTACGGCTTGGAGCATCCCTCATGCGGGTTGCGCTGCGCCCTGGCCCTGGACGAAACCATCCAGAACCTGGGCCCCAAGGTGGTCTCGGCCTTTCTTGTCGAGCCGGTCAGCG contains:
- a CDS encoding ABC transporter ATP-binding protein; the encoded protein is MALLELKGVVAGYGPAVALHKINLSLEQGQRVSLLGANGAGKSSIVNVISGLLPIRSGEVWFEGERIDGRPAYRVVERGIAQIPEGRLIFPKMSVWENLELGSTALRDKEVKDVLLKQVFDLFPRLAERRKQLAGTMSGGEQQMLAVGRAMMSRPKLILSDEISMGLAPLVVRDIYDTLLRINQEWGVTLLMVEQEARLALEVADTCYLLESGTIVASGPAEEMARSEVVRKVYLAED